GCGTACGCCTTCACCGCGCAGCTCCAGATCGGCAGCGGCGAGCAGGCGCGGGCCTGTTCGGGCGCGCTGATCGACCCCGCTGGATCATCACCGCCGCCAGCTGCTTCGCCGCGAGCCCGCTCCAGGGCGGCGAGGTCGCGCCGGGCGCGCCCGCCTACCGGACCGTGGCGACAATCGGCCGCGCCGACCTGACGGCAGGGACCGGCGGACACGTCACCGAGGTCACCCATCTGGTGCCGCGCGCCGATCGGGACGTCGTCCTGGCGCGTCTCGCCACGCCCGCCACCGGGATCCGGCCCGTCGCCCTGGCGTCGGGCCCGGCGGCGGCCGGGGACACCCTGAAGGTCGCGGGCTACGGCCGTACGAAGACCCAGTGGGTGCCGGACCGGCTGCACGTGGCGTCGTTCGGGGTGAACAGCGTGAACGGCACCACCCTCGGCATCACCGGTGCCACCGCCGCCGACTCCGTCTGCATGGGTGACAGCGGCGGGCCCGTCCTGCGCGAACGCGACGGCGCCGTGGAGCTGGTCGGCGTCAGCAGCCGCTCCTGGCAGGGCGGTTGCTTCGGCGTGGAGGAGACCCGCAACGGCGCCGTGGCCGCGCGGACCGACGGCATCGCCGTAGGCGACCGGCTCACCGCGGGGCAGCGGCTGCGGTCCGGCGAGACGCTGGCCTCCGGCTCCGCCACGCTCACCATGCGCGCCGACGGCAACCTCGTCGTCACCTCCCGCGCCGGCAAGGTCCTGTGGTCCACGGGCACCGCCGGGAACGCGGGCGCCACCGCCGAGTTCGGCGCGGACAGCAACCTCGTCGTGTGCGACGCCGCCGGAACAGCCACCCTGTGGCAGTCGGGCACCGGCGCCGCGGGCGGCTCGCTGGTCCTCCAGGAGCGCGGCAACCTCGTCGTGCGCGACGCCCAGGGCCACACGCAGTGGACGACCGGCACCGCCGTCCGCAACGACTTCGACGGCGACACCCGCGCCGACATGCTCGGCTGGTACGACTACGCCGACGGCCGGGACATGCTGTACCGGTTCGGCGGCTCGGACACGGGCGCGCTGGCCTTCCCCCTCGCCGGGTACACGAGCCCCGCGGGCAGCGTGGACCACGCCCGGGTGAAGAAGGTCTCCGGCGACTTCAACGGTGACGGCAACGCCGACGTCGCCATCATGTACGGCTACGCGGACGGCTCCGTGAGGATGTGGACGTACGTCAGCCAGGGCAACGGCACCTTCGCGGCCCCGTTCGCCTCCTGGTCGGCGCCGGCGGGCAGCTTCACCTGGTCCCGCGCGCGTCTGGAGAGCGGCGACTTCAACGGCGACGGCCGCGACGACGTCGGCGTGCTCTACGACTACGACGGCGGTGCCGTGAAGCTGTGGACGTTCCTGGCCACCCCGACCGGCGGGTTCAGCGCCCCGAAGGTCGCCTGGGACCACCCGACGTGGGGCGACTGGGCCCGAACGGACCTGCACTCCGGCGACTTCGACGGCGACGGCCGCGACGACGCCGTGCTCTGGTACGACTACCAGGACGGCCGGGACGTCGTCCACGTCCTGGAGGGCAACGCGGACGGCACGGTCGCCTCGCCCCGTACGGCCCTGACCTCGGCCGCGGGGAGTCTCACGCACTCCTCGATGAAGATCGTCCTCGCCGACTACAACGGCGACGGCCGCGACGACATCGGGGCGATGTACGGCTGCGCCGACGGCAACGTGAAGATGTTCACCTGGCCGACGAAGGCCGACGGCACGTCCGACTCCGTCCGGATCGGCTGGGCCAGCGCCACGGCGAGCTCCTGGGGCTTCGCCCGCACCCACTTCCTGCACCGCCCCCCCCCCCCCCCCCCCGCGGCATCCGACCGCGGTCCGGGAGGAGCACACGACGGCGGGGCGGTCTCCTCCGGCACGGCGCCGGAGGGGACCGCCCCGCCCGTTTCCCGGGGCGCGAGGGGCGGCGCGGCGTTTCGGGGCCGGTGGCGGGGGCACACGTCCGGCGTCCGTCCCGGGCGACACCGGAGGTGATCTCCATGCCAGGGCGTGAGGAGCTGCCCTCCACGCTGGAGCGGTCCGCGAAGGAGGCACAGCGAACCTGGATCAAGGCGCACGACTCGGCCGTCGAGCAGTACGGCGAGGGCGAACGGGCCCACCGGGTCGCCTTCAGCGCGCTGAAGCACACCTACGAGAAGGTCGGCGACCACTGGGAGCGCAAGGAGCAGGGCCGCAAGGGCCCCTCCGACCCGCGCGCCGCGGCTCCGCGCGGCACTCCGGCCCGCAGCGGCGCGGGCGTCGACGAGAACGCCTCGAAGCAGCACCTGTACGACATGGCGAAGCGGCTCGGCATCGAGGGCCGGTCGCAGATGACGAAGGCCGAGCTGGCCGAGGCGCTCCGCAAGGAGAACCGTTCCCGCACCCGCCAGGCCCGGGAGCGCTGACCCCGCGCGCCCACCGGGTACTGGTCACTCCCGTCCCGCGCACGTCCGGGTCTCCGGTTCCAACTCCCCTCCCGGCGCCGGTCAGGCGGGCCGGGGGCGGAGGAGTACGCATGTCTCGTCCGTGCCGACCGCCAGGGTGTTGTCCGGCAGCAGCGCGAGCGCCCGTACGGCGGGGCCCGGCCTGAACGGGCGTGCCTCCCCGTCCCCGGCCGGGTCGCGCAGCTCCACCAGCCCGTCCGCCCAGGCAACCGCCAGCGCCGCGCCCCGCGCGTGCAGGGCGGCCACCGGGTGCGGGCGCCGGGCCACCACGGACGCGTCGTCCGCGTCGTCGCCGGGACGCCAGAGCCGTACGGTCCCGTCGGCGCCGCCGCTGTACACGCGGGGCCCGCCGGTCGCCGTGAGCGCGGTGACCCGGCCGGAGTGGAGCGCCGCCTGGTGCAGCCCGGCCAGGCTGAAGGCGTGCACGAAGCCCATCCGGTCGCCCGTGAGGACCGTGTCGCCCACGGCCGCGAGCGCCGTCGCCGGATGCGTGGCGAGGGTCGCCGCCACGGCCTCCACCAGGCGCGGCACGGAGCCCGAGGGTGTCCGCAGGCGGCCGCGCTCGTCCAGCGTCAGCCGGCTGCCGTCGCCCAGGCAGGCGACCGCCCGGGTGCGCCGGTCGTCGGTCTCGACCGGCTGCCCGCCGCACACGGTCAGCGCCGTCACACGGCCCTCCCGCACACCGGCCACCGTCCACGGCGCGTCCGCCGCGAGGACGGCCAGCCCGTCCCGCACCGCGTCCTCCGCGCCCTCCGGCAGGGCGGCCAGCAGCGCCAGGGCCCGGCCGGGCGGCGTCTGGCCGTCCCGTACGAGCGCCTGCCCGGCCCGCAGCCAGGCGGCGCGCAGCCCTCCGTACGGGCCGGTCTCCTCCTCGTACAGGCGGGTCACCCGCACGGGGTCGGCCGCACAGACGGCGGCCGGGTCGGACAGGTGAGGGCGCCCCGGCGGCGGTACGGGCCGGTCCGGCTCCTCGAACGCGACCTCGACATGGCCCAGGGCGCGCAGGTCGGCCGCCAGTTCGCCGACGCCCGGCGTCCCGGCGGGCAGGACCACCCGGTCGGGGCGGCGCGGGGCGCTCAGCAGGGCCGTGAGCAGCTCGCCGGGCGTACCGGCGACCACGCCGAGCGCGTTGGCGACCGTCCATACCGTGGCACGCACTGCCGTCCCTCTCCGCCGTCCCGCCGTCCCGCCGTCCCGCCGTCCCGCCTTCAGCCGCGGGCGCCCGTGAAGTGCTCCCTTACCAGGGACTCCACGACGTTGAGGTCCCCGGCGACGAGCGCGTCGAGGAGGGCGCCGTGCTCGGCCGCGTCCGCGACCAGGTCGGCGCGGCGCACGGCGGGCGGGCTGACGAGGGGCCACTGGGAGCGGCGGTGCAGGTCGTCGGCGACGGCGACCAGCTGCTCGTTCCCGGCGAGGCCGAGCAGGGCGCGGTGGAAGGCGCGGTCGGCCTCCCCGTACTCGGCGAGGTCGCCGTGCGCGGCGGCCGCTGCGGTCGCCTCGGCGAGTGGGCGCAGCTCCGCCCAGCGGTCGGCGGGCACGGTGCGGGCGAGGCGCAGCATGACGGGGACCTCGATGAGGGCGCGGACCTCGGCCAGCTCGGCGAGTTCGCGCGGGGTGCGTTCGACGACGCGGAAGCCGCGGTTGGGGACGACCTCTACGGCGCCCTCGACGGCGAGCTGCTGCATGGCCTCCCGTACGGGCGTGGCGGAGACGCCGAGGCGCAGGCCGAGGGCGGGCGCGGAGTACACCTGGCCGGGCGCGAGGTCGCCGCCGACGAGCGCGGCGCGCAGCGCGTCGAGGACCTGGCCGCGTACGGAGTGCCGCTGGACCAGCCGGGGCGTGCCGGGGAGCGGCCCGTCGTGGTCTTCGTGGTCGTGCGGGCCGCGCGCCTGCTCGGGGACGCGGTGGGCGGAGGGCGCGCCGGGGCGCCCGGAAGGAGCGTGCCCCTCGGGTGCCCGGTACGGGGCGTGCCCCTGGGGCGCCGGGGACGCGGCGGGCGGCGCCGGCCGCCGCTCGGGTCGCTCGGCCGCCTCGCGGGCTCTGCCCTGCTCCACTCGGGTCCTCCTGCCGACAGTGCGTGAGGGCCCGGCTCGCGGTGCGGGGGCCCTGTGTGCACGATAGGCGGACGGGGCGGCGGGGCACACATCGATCAGATCGGGTAAGGTAAGGCTTACCTGCAAACGATCGCGATTCGGTGGTCCTGCATGTCCCTCTCCGCACTGCTGCCCTCCGCGTCCGCCTCGCGTTCCGCCGCCTCGTCGGCCGCCTCGCCCGTCGCACCCTCGTACGCCCGTCTCGCCGAGGTGTTCCCCGGTCTGCGGGTGCGCGAGCTCGCGGACGGCGAACCGGTGCCGAGCGGCGACGGCTGGGTCCGCGCGGACGAACTGGCGGCCGGCGGCCCCGCGCTCGACGCGTTCCTCGCCTGGGACGAGGCGCAGACGCTGCGCGACTACGGGGTGGCGGCCCGCCCGGACGTGGTCGCGAGTTTCGGTCTCCACCGGTACGCCTGGCCCGCCTGCCTGCTGGTGACGGTTCCGTGGTTCCTGCACCGCCGGGTGCCCCGGGTGCCCGCCGCCGACGTGGCGTTCCAGCGGACGCTGGGCCGGATGGCCGTCCGGGTACGGGAGTTCGCGTGCCTGCCGGGCGATCCTGCGGCCGCGCTGCCCGGGGCGCGGGTCGTGCCGGACGAGGAGGCGCTGCGGGCCGAAGTGCGGGCGGCGGTCGCCGAGCACATAGGGCCCGTGCTGGAGGGGTTCGGTCCGCGCATGCGGCGCCGGGGGCGCGCGCTGTGGGGCATGGCGACGGACGAGATCGTCGAGGGCATCTGGTACGTGGCCGGGCTGCTCGGCGAGGAGCCGCGCGCGATGGAGGAGCTGGAGCTGCTGCTTCCGGGCACGGCGAAGCCGTACGTGGGCCCGGCCGGGTTCCGGGAGCTGACGGGGCCCGACGGGCGGTCGTTCCCCACCAGGGACCGGGCGAGCTGCTGCCTCTTCTACACGCTGCGCCCCGAGGACACCTGCGTGACGTGCCCCCGCACCTGCGACGCCGACCGCGTCCGCAAACTGGCGGCGACGCGAGCGAACTGACGAAACGTCAATGCAGCCGCCTCACGGCGGCTGCGGGCGACGCGCCGCCGACGCGTCGGGAGCGGCCCGTGTACGACACGTCAGGCGCCGGACCGGCGTCCCGCGGGCGACACGTCTCGGTGCCGGCCCGGCGGCCTGCGCGCGACACGTCCACGCCGGGGCGGGCGGCCCGGGACAGTACGTCGGGCGTCTGCCGGGCGGCCTGCGCGCGGCACATCCCGGTGCCGACCCGGCACCTGCGGGCAACACCTCGGCATCCGGTGGAGCGGCCTGCACAGAGCGCGTCGAGCGCCGACCGGTACCGCCCCGCGCGCCACGCCCCTGAGCCGCCCGGACGCCACCTCCAGGAGGCCCCCGGACCTGTCACGGGACCCTCCCCCCGACGGCGCGTCAGCGCATCGGCCTCGGCGGCTGCGGCAGGTCCCTCGCCCAGGGCGGGTCGGCGCCGGGCACCGCGCAGGTGCGAGCGGCGACCAGGGCCGCGTACGCGCAGCTCGCGGCGGTCTCCTCCAAGGTCAGCCCGTCGAGGCGGCCGCCCAGGCGGCCGAGCCCGGCCAGGGCGTGCAGGAGGCCCGCCGTGAACGAGTCGCCCGCGCCGACCGTGTCCACGACCTCCGTCGGCGGGGCCGGTACGGTGACGCGGGCGCCGTCCAGCGAGGCGAGCGCCCCGCGCGCGCCGAGCGTGACGACGACGAGCCGGGCGCCCGCCGCGTGCCACCGGTCGCACGCCTCCTCGGGCGTGACGCCGGGCAGCAGCCGGGCGAGGTCGTCCTCGCTGACCCGCAGGATGTCGGCGAGCGCGCACCAGTCACCGATCCGCTCCCGGTACGCGGCCGGGGGCACCAGCAGCGGGCGGACGTTGGGGTCGACGCACACGGTGGCCCGCTGCCGTACGGAGGCGAGGAACTCCTCGACGCGGCGCCCGCCGGGCTCGCGGACGAGCGCCAGGGAGCCGGTGTGCAGACAGACCGTGCCGTCCAGCGGCGCCGCGGCCAGCTCCTCGGCGGTCCACTGCCAGTCGGCGGCGCCCTCCGCGTAGAAGGCGTACGAGGCGTGGCCGCGCGCGTCCACGTCGGCGACGGCCAGGGCGCTCGGCTCGGGCGCGGTCACCGAGCCCGTGAGGTCCACGCCGGAGGCGAGCAGGCGGTCCCGGAACAGCGTGCCGAACACATCGCCGGAGAGGCGGCCGAGGAACCGGGCGGGGGTGCCGAGCCGGGCGAGGGCGACGGCCGTGTTGGCGGGCCCGCCACCGGGCAGGACCCGCAGCGTGAGCCCGGCGCCGGGAGGCCCGGCGGGGTGGACGGGGTCGGTGAAGGCATCGGCGACGCATTCGCCGAGCACGGTGATCCGCTGACTGCTCATGTCCTCCGCCTCGAACGCCCGGCGGCCTTCGTCAAGCGGCCGCTCCGGGGACAGCATCACACCCTGTGCCCCGGTCCGGGACCCGCTCGTGACGCGTTCCACGCCACCCGACCGAGTGGCCGCATTCGAACGTTCCTCACGGTCTTCGGATTACCGTTCGAGTGAATGGCGCCTGTTCGCGGCCCTCCGGGCCCCGTTGGCGTGCTCTTGCCCCGAAACCCCCTGACACGCCCCGTCGGTCGGCCAAGATGACGCACCACATGCACCACTGCGATGCGAGGGACACCGCATGAGACTGACCGACATATCGCTGGACTGGCTGATCCCGGGCGGTGTGATGCTCGTCGGAACCGCCGTGGCGGTGGCGGTGCTCGCGCGCGGCAAGCGCGCCGCCGGTGAGAAGGCCGTGCCCGAGGACTCCTGGGAGCGCAGCGAGGAACGCCGCCGGCGCAAGGAGGCCGTCTACGGAATCGCCTCCTACCTGCTGCTGTTCTGCTGCGCGGCCGTCGCCGCCGCGCTCTCCTTCCACGGCCTGGTCGGCTTCGGCCGGCAGAACCTGAACCTGTCCGGCGGCTGGGAGTACCTGGTGCCGTTCGGCCTCGACGGCGCCGCCATGTTCTGCTCGGTGCTCGCCGTGCGCGAGGCCAGCCACGGCGACGCGGCGCTCGGCTCGCGGCTGCTCGTGTGGCTGTTCGCCGGGGCCGCCGCCTGGTTCAACTGGGTGCACGCCCCGCGCGGCCTGGGGCACGACGGCGCCCCGCAGTTCTTCGCGGGGATGTCCCTGTCGGCGGCCGTGCTGTTCGACCGGGCGCTGAAGCAGACCCGCCGGGCGGCGCTGCGCGAGCAGGGCCTCGTGCCGCGCCCGCTGCCGCAGATCCGGATCGTCCGCTGGCTGCGGGCGCCCCGCGAGACGTTCGCCGCCTGGTCGCTGATGCTGCTGGAGGGCGTACGGACCCTGGACGAGGCCGTCGAGGAGGTACGGGAGGACAGGCGCGAGAAGGAGCTGAGCCGCCGCCGGAGGCGGGAGCAGCAGAAGCTGGACCGGGCGCGGCTGCGCGCGCTCAACCGGCAGCACCGGGCCTGGGGGCTCGGGCGGGGCGGCGGGCGCCAGGTGGACGTACCGGGTCTGAACTCGTCGTCCGGCTCCGGGCAGGGCGCCGTGGAGGGGGCGCTCGCGGAGCCCGCCATATCCGAGCCGGGACAGCTGCCGCACCGCTCCCGGCCCTCCCTTCAGGCCGTCAGGGGCGATGAGCCGCAGACGGTCGATCTGACGGCGGAGGACGACACGCAGACGCTCCCCCGCCTCGACTCCCTGGAGCGGAAGCTCAAGAGCCTGGAGCAGCAGTTCGGCTGAGGCTCGGCCCGGGGTCCCGCCGGTGGGCCCGCCGCTCCGAGGCGGCGGGCCCACCGGTGCGTCCGGGCGGCGCCGCCCTCCCTCCTCGGCCGCTCCCCTCCTCGGCCGCTCCCCCTCCTCGGCCGCTCCCCCTCCTCGGTCAGGCGGCCGGACGGACGGCTCTCCCCTCCCCCGGGTCAGGCGGCCGGTTTCACCCCGGACAGCTCGAACCAGACGACCTTGCCCGCGCCCTGCGCCCGTACGCCCCACGCGTCGGCGAGCGCCTGCACGAGGAGCAGGCCCCGGCCGTGCGTGCGGTCCTCCGACGCGGGGAGGTACGGATCGGGCGGCTCGGGCGCGAAGTCCCGCACCTCCACGCGCAGGACGTCACCGGTGAGAGACGCGGTGACGACCGCGCCGTACGCCGTGTGGATCAGCGCGTTGGTCACCAGCTCGCTGGTGAGCAGCTCCGCCGTGAACGCCGGGTCCTCCGCGACCCGGTGGCCCCATAACTCCCGCAGCGCCGCGCGCATTCCGGCGACGGCCCCCAGGTCACCCGCGCCGATCCGCCGGGACAGTCCCGCTGCCCCCGGTCTGTCCTGGTCCCGCCCGTCCACCATGGGTCCGACCCCTGCCTGACGCCCACTCATAGCCCCCACCCACGTCATCGGCCCTTCCCTCGAACAGGCTCACGGGGTTCCATGCCCCCGTGCCCCGCGTGTCACGCGTACGGACTACCCACGGGCGGGCGCACAGAGGGGAGCAGTGGGGCACGCCGGGGTGTCAAGGTCGCGGAATGTTCCGCACGTTGGATCGCGCCAGCTGCGCCATCCGGCCGACGCCGCCGTCCAGCACGATCTTGCTGGCGGACAGCGCGAAGCCGGTCACCATCTCGGCGCGGATCTTCGGCGGGATGGACAGCGCGTTCGGGTCGGTCACCACGTCGACCAGGGCCGGGCCCGGGTGCCGGAAGGCGTCCTTGAGGGCGCCCGCCAGCTGTTTGGGCTTCTCCACCCGCACCCCGTAGGCACCGGCGGCGCGGGCGACGGCGGCGAAGTCCGGGTTGTGGTTGGTGGTGCCGTGCGAGGGCAGCCCGGCGACCATCATCTCCAGCTCCACCATGCCGAGCGAGGAGTTGTTGAACAGCACGATCTTCACCGGCAGGCCGTACTGGACGAGGGTGAGGAAGTCGCCCATGAGCATGGCGAACCCGCCGTCGCCGGACATCGACACGACCTGCCGTCCGGGGTGGGCGAACTGGGCGCCGATGGCCTGCGGCAGCGCGTTCGCCATGGAGCCGTGGCTGAACGAGCCGATGATGCGGCGTCGCCCGTTGGGGGTGAGATAGCGGGCCGCCCACACATTGCACATGCCGGTGTCCACGGTGAACACGGCGTCGTCGTCGGAGAGTTCGTCGAGGACGGACGCCACGTACTCGGGGTGCAGCGGGGTGTGCTTCTCCGCCTTGCGGGTGTAGGCGCGGACGACGCCCTCCAGCGCCTCCGCGTGCTTCTTCAGCATCTTGTCCAGGAACCGCCGGTCGCTCTTGGGGCGCACACGGGGCACGAGGCAGCGCAGGGTCTCACGGACATCGCCCCACACGGCGAGGTCGAGCCGTGAGCGCCGCCCGAGCCGCTCGGGCCGTACGTCCACCTGGACGATCCGCACGTCGTCGGGCAGGAACGCGCTGTACGGGAAGTCCGTGCCGAGCAGGATCAGCAGATCGCACTCGTGGGTGGCCTCGTACGCGGCGCCGTACCCGAGCAGCCCGCTCATGCCCACGTCGAAAGGATTGTCGTACTGGATGAACTCCTTGCCGCGCAGGGCGTGGCCGACCGGCGCCTTGACCCGCTCGGCGAACTGCATGACCTCGGCGTGGGCGCCCGCCGTGCCGCTGCCGCAGAACAGGGTGACCCGGTCGGCGGCGTCGACCATCCGGACCAGCGCGTCGATCTCGGCGTCGCCGGGGCGCACGGTGGGGCGGGTGGTGACCAGGTCGTGCGCGGTGGTCTTCTCGGGCGCCTGCTGGGCCGCGATGTCACCGGGCAGGGCGACCACGCTGACGCCGCCGCGCCCGACGGCGTGCTGGATCGCGGTGCGCAGGAGGCGGGGCATCTGCTGCGGGTTGGAGATCAGCTCGCAGTAGTGGCTGCACCGCTGGAACAGCTGGTCGGGGTGGGTCTCCTGGAAGTAGCCGAGCCCGATCTCGCCGGACGGGATGTGGGAGGCGAGCGCCAGGACGGGGGCCATGGAGCGGTGCGCGTCGTACAGGCCGTTGATGAGGTGGAGGTTGCCCGGGCCGCACGACCCCGCGCAGGCGGCGAGCCGTCCGGTCAGCTGCGCCTCGGCGCCGGCCGCGAACGCGGCGCTCTCCTCGTGCCGCACCTGCACCCACTCGATGCCCCGGGTGCGCCGTACGGCGTCCACCACGGGGTTGAGGCTGTCGCCGACGACCCCGTACATCCGCTGGACCCCGGCGCGGACGAGGGTGTCGACGAACTGCTCCGCCACGTTCTGTCTGCCCATGCTCCCCATCCACGCACGCCCGCCGGGCTCCCGCCTCCCGGAGGCGGCCATGTGTACGGACTTCGGCGTACGCGCGGCGGTCCGGCAGCGGCGCGGGCGCCCGGGGCCCGAGGGGGGGCGGGCACGGGCGGCGCGGAAGGCGTGGCGCGAGGGCGGGGCACGGGCGGGGCGGGGCACGGGCGGGCGCGCGGGGACCAGGGGGCCGGGGGCCGCGCAGGGCGACGTACGGGAGGGGCGCGGGCGCGGACGGCGAGGCGCGGGGGGTCCGCCGGGTGCGTCCTCCTTCCCCAACAAAGGAGGGCGTCCCGGCGGACCCGCGTGCCTCGCGCGCGTCGCGCGCAGAGTCGTGCGGCACGACGCGGCGGCGCGAACCGCGGTCGTGTGGCCGGGAGGCCGCTGGTGCCGCGGTGGCGTCACCTTGGCAGAGTGGCGGGTGGTGCGGGGATGATGGGGGCGGCGGGTTTGCGCCGTGGCCGTTTTCCGCCACGGCCCGAGGGGAGGGAGGTCCCGGTGCTGAACGCGATCGGGCTCGACGAGCGGCAGGAGTCGGCGTACCGGGCGCTCGTGGCGCTGGGCGCGGCGGAGGTCAGGGACCTCGCGCACCGGCTGGCGCTGCCGGAGCCGGAGACGGAGCGGACGCTGCGTCGGCTGGAGGCGCAGGGCCTGGCCGCGCAGTCCTCGTACCGCACGGGCCGGTGGGTGGCGGCGCCGCCCGCCGTGGCGCTGGGCGCGCTGCTCACCCAGCAGCGCCACGAGCTGGAGCAGGCCGAGCTGGCGGCGGCGCTGCTCGCGGAGGAGTACCGGGCGGAGGCGGCCGCGCAGCCCGAGGTGCACGACCTGCTGGAGGTGGTGACCGGGGCCAGCGCGGTGGCGCACCGGTTCCGGCAGCTCCAGCTGGGCGCGGCGGAGGAGGTGTGCGCCCTGGTGACCGGCAGGCCGGTGGTGGTGACGGGCGCGGAGAACGACGCGGAGGAGCGCGCGGCCGAGCGGGGCGTGGCGTACCGGGTGGTGGTGGAGCGGGAGGTGCTGGAGGGGCCCGACGGGGTGGCCGACGTGGCGTCGGCGCTGCGCCGGGACGAGCGGGTGCGGGTGGTGGACCGGGTGCCGACGAAGCTGGTCGTGGCGGACCGGTCACTGGCGATGGTGCCGCTGACGGGACGGGGCGCGGAACCGGCGGCGCTGGTGGTGCACGCGAGCGGGCTCCTGGAGTCGCTGACGGGGCTGTTCGAGGCGGTGTGGCGGGACGCGGTGCCGCTGCGGATGGGCGCGGCGGACGGGCCGCCGGTGGAGGAGCCGGGGGCGGGGCCCGACGCGACGGACCTGGAGGTTCTGTCGCTGCTGCTGGCGGGCATGACGGACGCGAGCGTGGCGAAGCAGCTGGACCTCGGCCTGCGGACGGTGCAGCGGCGGGTGAAGGGGCTGATGGAGCTGGCGGGCGTGACGACCCGGCTCCAGCTGGGCTGGCACGCGTACGAGCGCGGCTGGGTCACCCGCTGACGGGACCGGCGGCGCCTCGCGTACCGGACCGAGCGATCCGGCTGACCTGCACGAACGGCACCGCCGCCGGGATTCCTGCACGCTGGACGAATGGGTGTGTGGGAGCAGCTGCAGGTCGCCCTGGTGCTGCTGCTCGGCCTCTTCGGGGTGCTGGTGCCCCGCCTTCCCGGGTCGTGGCTGGTGTGGGCGGGCGTCCTGTGGTGGGCGCTCCAGGACACGTCGGCCGCGGCGTGGTGGCTGCTGGCGGGGTCCACGGCGCTGCTGCTGGCCACGCGGGCGGAGATCGGGCGCCTGCCGGTGCGGCGGCTGAGCGGGGTGGTGGTGACCCGGCGGATGGTCGCGTACGCGGGCGTGGGCGCCGTGCTGGGCTTCGTCCTGGTGCCGGTGGTGGGCGGGGCCCTCGGGTACATGGGCGGGATCTACCTGGTGGAGCGGCGGCGGCTGGGCGAGCACGCGGCCGCGGCCGCGGCGACGCGGTCGGTGATGCGGGCCATCGGCACGAGTGTGCTGGTGGAGCTGTACGCGTGCCTGCTGGTGGTGGCCGGGTGGGTGGCGGTCGTGCTCGGCACGTGAGGGCGGAGCGGGCCGGGGCGCCCGGCGGGAAGTCCGTTGCCCGGGGGTGCGGGGCTGCGCATACTGGGCCGCATTCGACGACGTACGGGGGCGGTCTCATGACGGGGAACAGCGGCGCGCGCGACGGGCACCCGGTGGTGCGGGTGGAGGACCTGCGGCGCTCGTACGGCTCCGGGGCCGCCGCCGTGCACGCCCTGCGCGGGGTGTCGTTCGAGGTGGCGCGCGGGGAGCTGGTGGCGCTCAAGGGCCGGTCCGGCTCGGGCAAGACGACGCTTCCGGCCCCCTGACTCCGCCCCCGCCACCGCCGCCGGGTTGGAGCCCGGCGGCGGCAGGCAGGGAACGGGGAACGGAGGCTCAGCGAATGAATCCCTCCCGCTTGGCCTGCATCGCGGCGCGCCCCTCCGCGCCCTTGCGCTTCCAGTCGCGCCGGATCTCGGCCCGCATCCGGGCGTCGGTCTTGGCGACGATGTACTGGTTCTCCCGCAGGAGCTTGCGGTAGCTGTCCAGGCGCCGTTCCGGCAGGGTGCCGTCCTCGACGGCGGCGAGGACGGCGCAGCCGGGTTCGGCGGCGTGGGCGCAGTCGTGGAACCGGCACGACGCGGCCAGCTCCTCGATCTCCGAGAACACCTGCCCGACGCCCGTGCCCGCGTCCCACAGGCCCACCCCGCGCAGCCCCGG
This genomic window from Streptomyces thermolilacinus SPC6 contains:
- a CDS encoding DUF2637 domain-containing protein produces the protein MRLTDISLDWLIPGGVMLVGTAVAVAVLARGKRAAGEKAVPEDSWERSEERRRRKEAVYGIASYLLLFCCAAVAAALSFHGLVGFGRQNLNLSGGWEYLVPFGLDGAAMFCSVLAVREASHGDAALGSRLLVWLFAGAAAWFNWVHAPRGLGHDGAPQFFAGMSLSAAVLFDRALKQTRRAALREQGLVPRPLPQIRIVRWLRAPRETFAAWSLMLLEGVRTLDEAVEEVREDRREKELSRRRRREQQKLDRARLRALNRQHRAWGLGRGGGRQVDVPGLNSSSGSGQGAVEGALAEPAISEPGQLPHRSRPSLQAVRGDEPQTVDLTAEDDTQTLPRLDSLERKLKSLEQQFG
- a CDS encoding ATP-binding protein, which gives rise to MVDGRDQDRPGAAGLSRRIGAGDLGAVAGMRAALRELWGHRVAEDPAFTAELLTSELVTNALIHTAYGAVVTASLTGDVLRVEVRDFAPEPPDPYLPASEDRTHGRGLLLVQALADAWGVRAQGAGKVVWFELSGVKPAA
- a CDS encoding pyruvate dehydrogenase, which codes for MGRQNVAEQFVDTLVRAGVQRMYGVVGDSLNPVVDAVRRTRGIEWVQVRHEESAAFAAGAEAQLTGRLAACAGSCGPGNLHLINGLYDAHRSMAPVLALASHIPSGEIGLGYFQETHPDQLFQRCSHYCELISNPQQMPRLLRTAIQHAVGRGGVSVVALPGDIAAQQAPEKTTAHDLVTTRPTVRPGDAEIDALVRMVDAADRVTLFCGSGTAGAHAEVMQFAERVKAPVGHALRGKEFIQYDNPFDVGMSGLLGYGAAYEATHECDLLILLGTDFPYSAFLPDDVRIVQVDVRPERLGRRSRLDLAVWGDVRETLRCLVPRVRPKSDRRFLDKMLKKHAEALEGVVRAYTRKAEKHTPLHPEYVASVLDELSDDDAVFTVDTGMCNVWAARYLTPNGRRRIIGSFSHGSMANALPQAIGAQFAHPGRQVVSMSGDGGFAMLMGDFLTLVQYGLPVKIVLFNNSSLGMVELEMMVAGLPSHGTTNHNPDFAAVARAAGAYGVRVEKPKQLAGALKDAFRHPGPALVDVVTDPNALSIPPKIRAEMVTGFALSASKIVLDGGVGRMAQLARSNVRNIPRP
- a CDS encoding helix-turn-helix domain-containing protein: MLNAIGLDERQESAYRALVALGAAEVRDLAHRLALPEPETERTLRRLEAQGLAAQSSYRTGRWVAAPPAVALGALLTQQRHELEQAELAAALLAEEYRAEAAAQPEVHDLLEVVTGASAVAHRFRQLQLGAAEEVCALVTGRPVVVTGAENDAEERAAERGVAYRVVVEREVLEGPDGVADVASALRRDERVRVVDRVPTKLVVADRSLAMVPLTGRGAEPAALVVHASGLLESLTGLFEAVWRDAVPLRMGAADGPPVEEPGAGPDATDLEVLSLLLAGMTDASVAKQLDLGLRTVQRRVKGLMELAGVTTRLQLGWHAYERGWVTR
- a CDS encoding DUF456 domain-containing protein, with amino-acid sequence MGVWEQLQVALVLLLGLFGVLVPRLPGSWLVWAGVLWWALQDTSAAAWWLLAGSTALLLATRAEIGRLPVRRLSGVVVTRRMVAYAGVGAVLGFVLVPVVGGALGYMGGIYLVERRRLGEHAAAAAATRSVMRAIGTSVLVELYACLLVVAGWVAVVLGT